Proteins encoded by one window of Streptomyces sp. NBC_01477:
- the eccD gene encoding type VII secretion integral membrane protein EccD, translated as MSTISATGFCRVTVVAPDSRIDVALPDDLPVADLRPDILRLSGQVQSEEEPTGFHLVRRDGSVLDPALSLSAQRVLDGELIALRAFAESLPPAVHDDVADAIATAVVRDRRRWDDELMRIVGLTGGAVLLVMMGFVLWWAEPVRHDMHSMPGVLAGVLGTLLVAFAAVRARIYRDRAAAVALGLAALPHLLIAGSGIVDPDQGHGPGRLQFMVGCATVLLASAILVAVLPTGDAPFVASAFLAAAGTLATYGAIATDSPPRAVASVAAVAAVALVGFLPGWSARFARLPIGFGSPEPSAEVMERYGDRREPEQAIDYEAVAAQARRGHELLLGLVGGCSATVVGAAAVMSFSDSAAAQVLALTAGVAALLRARLFRYTSQVASLVVAGVLAVALLILGLALNPDTALLTDLARGDHGPLDLHTLWLSAAIAAGAVLLVAIGLIVPRKGVSPFWGRSLDLAEGAVLLSLVPLCLAVLKVYGSVRGLSSD; from the coding sequence GTGAGCACGATCTCAGCGACCGGATTCTGCCGCGTCACGGTCGTAGCACCGGACAGCAGGATCGACGTGGCGCTGCCGGACGACCTGCCGGTCGCCGATCTGCGTCCGGACATCCTGCGTCTGTCGGGCCAGGTCCAGAGCGAGGAGGAGCCGACCGGCTTCCACCTCGTCCGCCGGGACGGCAGTGTCCTCGACCCCGCCCTGTCGCTGTCCGCGCAGCGCGTCCTGGATGGCGAACTCATCGCGCTGCGGGCCTTCGCCGAGTCCCTGCCGCCCGCCGTCCACGACGACGTGGCCGACGCCATCGCCACCGCCGTCGTGCGCGACCGGCGCCGCTGGGACGACGAGCTGATGCGGATCGTCGGCCTGACCGGCGGCGCGGTGCTGCTGGTGATGATGGGCTTCGTGCTGTGGTGGGCGGAGCCGGTCAGGCACGACATGCACTCGATGCCCGGCGTCCTCGCCGGAGTGCTCGGCACCCTCCTGGTCGCCTTCGCGGCCGTACGCGCCCGGATATACCGCGACCGCGCCGCCGCGGTCGCCCTGGGCCTGGCCGCGCTGCCGCACCTGCTGATAGCCGGTTCCGGCATCGTCGACCCCGACCAGGGACACGGCCCGGGCCGGCTGCAGTTCATGGTCGGCTGCGCGACCGTCCTGCTGGCCTCGGCGATCCTGGTCGCCGTCCTGCCCACCGGGGACGCGCCCTTCGTGGCGTCCGCCTTCCTGGCCGCCGCGGGCACCCTGGCCACCTACGGCGCCATCGCCACCGACAGCCCGCCGCGCGCCGTCGCCTCGGTCGCCGCCGTCGCCGCCGTGGCGCTGGTCGGCTTCCTGCCCGGCTGGTCGGCGCGCTTCGCCCGGCTGCCGATCGGCTTCGGCTCGCCCGAGCCGTCCGCCGAGGTCATGGAGCGCTACGGCGACCGGCGCGAGCCCGAGCAGGCCATCGACTACGAGGCGGTCGCCGCACAGGCCCGCCGCGGCCACGAACTGCTGCTCGGCCTGGTCGGCGGCTGCTCGGCCACCGTCGTGGGCGCCGCCGCCGTCATGAGCTTCTCCGACTCCGCGGCCGCCCAGGTGCTGGCCCTGACCGCCGGGGTGGCGGCGCTGCTGCGCGCCCGGCTCTTCCGCTACACCAGCCAGGTCGCCAGCCTGGTGGTGGCCGGCGTCCTCGCGGTGGCCCTGCTGATCCTCGGGCTCGCCCTGAACCCCGACACCGCGCTGCTGACGGACCTGGCCAGGGGCGACCACGGGCCGCTCGACCTGCACACGCTGTGGCTGTCCGCGGCGATCGCGGCCGGCGCGGTCCTGCTGGTCGCGATCGGCCTGATCGTGCCCCGCAAGGGCGTGTCCCCGTTCTGGGGCCGCAGCCTGGACCTCGCCGAGGGCGCCGTCCTGCTGTCGCTGGTCCCGCTGTGCCTGGCGGTGCTCAAGGTCTACGGTTCGGTGCGCGGCCTGAGCAGTGACTGA